One window of the Chryseotalea sp. WA131a genome contains the following:
- a CDS encoding helix-turn-helix transcriptional regulator, which yields MSFSTEDVFRILGLVQGLGVGLALIFFKRKNVSLLFLGIFLIAFTAPSLSWLIRNAGGLELYPRLLFLPIGFYFLVAPLLYIYVKSLGTKFSRKLLLAHLTLGLIEFGFLFVLFLLPPKLARTWWSSINEIIDFVYGVFLNIYSLVYLISTIVIVKKFKRKSLNFYSNTQKRLLRWILFTTSILIIVYLYQLSTAYFVINDISRNTILLVDSLLAVIFIYWVSIAGIRQTTLGFASLEVADEPNSESEKSDVTFAEYEKFTEEIRHDKIFANPDLTIADLAAQLKTPAKRLSKMINQYGKVNFNRFINELRVEEAKNLLVNPKNDHLTIEGIGYQAGFKSKTVFNTFFKSTVGITPSVYKKNHRSIPS from the coding sequence ATGAGTTTTTCCACTGAAGATGTATTTAGAATTCTAGGATTAGTGCAAGGTCTAGGAGTAGGTCTTGCACTTATTTTCTTTAAGCGAAAGAACGTTTCCCTTTTATTCTTAGGCATTTTTCTTATTGCCTTTACGGCTCCATCTTTATCTTGGCTGATTCGAAACGCTGGGGGTTTAGAGCTATACCCGCGCTTACTTTTCCTCCCGATTGGATTTTATTTTTTAGTAGCTCCGCTACTATATATATATGTGAAGAGTTTAGGCACAAAATTCTCACGTAAATTGCTTCTTGCTCATTTAACATTGGGATTAATTGAATTTGGATTTCTATTCGTGCTTTTTTTGTTGCCTCCAAAATTGGCACGGACCTGGTGGAGTAGTATAAATGAGATAATTGATTTTGTTTACGGGGTTTTTCTAAACATTTATTCACTGGTTTATCTGATATCCACTATCGTGATCGTTAAAAAATTTAAAAGAAAGAGCCTTAATTTTTATTCCAACACTCAAAAAAGGTTACTTCGTTGGATTCTCTTTACAACAAGCATTTTAATCATCGTTTACCTTTATCAGTTGTCAACAGCCTACTTCGTTATCAACGATATTTCAAGAAATACAATCTTACTGGTTGATAGTTTATTGGCTGTCATATTTATCTATTGGGTTTCCATTGCTGGTATTCGCCAAACCACATTAGGATTTGCCTCCTTAGAGGTAGCCGATGAACCTAATTCTGAAAGTGAAAAATCGGATGTCACATTTGCAGAGTATGAAAAATTTACAGAAGAGATCCGTCATGATAAAATTTTTGCCAACCCAGATTTAACAATTGCCGATTTAGCAGCGCAACTTAAAACCCCGGCCAAACGGCTATCGAAAATGATTAATCAATACGGAAAAGTGAATTTTAATCGGTTTATTAATGAACTTCGTGTGGAAGAAGCCAAGAACCTTTTGGTCAATCCCAAAAACGATCACTTAACAATCGAAGGCATCGGGTATCAGGCTGGATTTAAATCAAAAACTGTTTTCAATACGTTTTTTAAATCAACCGTAGGCATCACTCCGAGTGTGTACAAAAAGAATCATCGTTCCATCCCAAGTTAA
- a CDS encoding sigma-70 family RNA polymerase sigma factor, producing MELQKRKFIQTLDVHRGIIKSLCKAYYASQDDQKDAFQDIVLQLWKSFETFRGSSEISTWIYSVSLNTLLSKIRKEKRTIATESIGAYELSFSTAMADSDMELLHMVIQSLKDVDKAIVILYLEGYKNKEISSILNFTPTNISTRLNRVKAELKAKFKSQHYEFKQS from the coding sequence TTGGAACTTCAAAAAAGAAAATTTATTCAGACGCTAGACGTACATCGAGGCATTATAAAAAGTCTTTGCAAAGCCTATTATGCTAGTCAAGACGATCAGAAAGATGCTTTTCAAGACATTGTTCTGCAGCTTTGGAAATCATTCGAAACGTTTCGAGGAAGTTCAGAAATAAGCACTTGGATTTATAGCGTAAGCCTTAACACGCTGCTCTCTAAAATCAGGAAAGAAAAGAGGACAATCGCTACTGAATCTATTGGCGCTTACGAACTGTCTTTTTCGACCGCTATGGCAGATAGTGACATGGAACTTCTGCACATGGTCATTCAATCATTAAAAGACGTGGATAAAGCCATTGTGATCCTCTATCTGGAGGGTTACAAGAACAAAGAAATTTCTAGCATTTTGAACTTCACTCCTACGAACATAAGCACCCGATTGAATCGAGTGAAAGCAGAACTAAAAGCCAAATTTAAAAGTCAGCATTATGAATTTAAACAGTCTTAA
- a CDS encoding DNA methylase → MESRFRYSKDIVYNNFPWPQDLPKQKIQGVEKLAQQVLKVRERYPDSSLADLYDPLTMPTDLVHAHQELDKFIESCYRPLPFSSEAKRMEFLFELYEKYTADLFTKEKVKRTKKKV, encoded by the coding sequence TTGGAGAGTCGCTTTCGTTATTCCAAGGATATTGTTTACAATAACTTCCCTTGGCCGCAAGATTTACCGAAGCAAAAAATTCAAGGAGTTGAAAAATTAGCACAGCAGGTATTAAAAGTGCGTGAGCGTTATCCTGATAGCTCATTGGCCGATTTGTATGATCCACTCACTATGCCAACCGATTTGGTTCACGCCCATCAAGAGTTAGATAAGTTTATTGAAAGTTGCTATCGCCCTTTACCATTTTCATCCGAAGCAAAGCGCATGGAATTCCTATTTGAACTCTACGAAAAATATACGGCAGATTTGTTCACCAAAGAAAAAGTGAAGAGAACAAAAAAAAAGGTTTGA
- a CDS encoding SgcJ/EcaC family oxidoreductase yields the protein MKTKLHITIFIVITLMAFVLGSLCAHAQSVKDEEAIKAQIDVYLSDCVTHQFTKNMKSYTTPDAEWINIVGMHWRGQEEMIVGHQRIFDAIFNNVPFTKKSVRVRFVTNNVAVSTLQIHVGAFFPPDGIDRGVNKRPEADDLLTLVFVKKNNVWLLTAGQNTVIDPNAKNPVEPK from the coding sequence ATGAAAACAAAACTTCACATAACAATTTTCATTGTAATAACTCTAATGGCCTTTGTCTTAGGCTCGCTTTGCGCTCATGCTCAAAGTGTAAAAGACGAAGAAGCAATCAAAGCGCAGATTGACGTTTACCTGTCGGATTGTGTAACACACCAGTTCACCAAAAACATGAAATCCTACACTACACCAGATGCCGAATGGATAAATATTGTGGGCATGCATTGGCGGGGACAGGAAGAAATGATTGTAGGCCATCAACGAATATTCGATGCGATTTTCAACAACGTGCCTTTTACAAAGAAAAGTGTGCGTGTGCGTTTTGTTACAAACAATGTTGCCGTATCCACATTGCAAATTCACGTGGGCGCTTTCTTTCCGCCCGATGGAATTGATCGAGGTGTGAACAAACGACCAGAAGCAGATGATTTATTAACATTGGTATTTGTGAAGAAAAATAACGTTTGGCTACTCACAGCAGGCCAAAATACAGTAATTGACCCCAATGCAAAAAATCCGGTGGAACCTAAATAA
- a CDS encoding AraC family transcriptional regulator encodes MVFLPSIRPRHELDPYVKNFLLSHVNLRDARADQRLRPVPPDANQSLFFYPRSHVNVIVNSTGERRKSASSIFVGNQNSRINIEFGDDHLIIQVCFKSGFLYHLLGMPIQEFNHKEINAEFLSSPEIKILNEQLAELSDYRQMIALIENYLLHRIASVKIKTRPIDKAITYLKDNRGQVSLDWLANEACLSARQFERTFYDRTGMSPKFFARVTRFDNAFKLKTAQPSMNWLAVAEASGYFDFSHLMRDFKQFAEVTPSLLMAQEMASPDGTFFIR; translated from the coding sequence ATGGTTTTTCTTCCTTCTATCAGGCCGAGGCATGAACTTGATCCGTATGTAAAGAACTTCCTCCTTTCACACGTAAATCTTAGGGATGCACGGGCCGATCAACGATTAAGACCGGTTCCACCGGATGCCAACCAATCGCTTTTTTTCTATCCACGCAGCCACGTGAACGTAATTGTAAACAGTACGGGAGAAAGACGTAAATCTGCTTCAAGTATTTTTGTTGGCAACCAAAACTCGCGGATAAACATTGAATTTGGAGACGACCATCTGATTATTCAAGTATGTTTCAAATCCGGGTTCTTATACCATTTATTGGGAATGCCAATACAAGAATTCAATCACAAAGAAATTAATGCGGAATTTCTTTCATCTCCCGAAATAAAAATCTTGAACGAACAGTTGGCGGAATTGAGTGATTACCGACAGATGATTGCCCTTATCGAAAACTATCTATTGCACCGCATTGCTTCTGTAAAAATAAAGACACGCCCTATTGACAAAGCCATCACCTATTTAAAAGATAACAGAGGGCAAGTATCGTTAGATTGGCTGGCAAATGAAGCCTGTTTGAGTGCGCGGCAATTTGAGCGCACCTTTTACGATCGAACCGGCATGAGCCCCAAATTCTTTGCCCGAGTAACGCGTTTTGACAACGCATTCAAATTGAAGACCGCGCAACCGTCAATGAACTGGTTAGCAGTGGCAGAGGCATCTGGTTATTTCGATTTTTCGCACCTGATGCGCGACTTTAAGCAGTTTGCAGAAGTGACCCCATCACTGCTGATGGCACAAGAGATGGCATCACCTGATGGCACATTTTTCATTCGGTAA
- a CDS encoding DinB family protein translates to MQSEKLIQSLLEQTREIINQVEQLRSYDFQTLTWRENELSWNILECLTHLNLYGDFYLPEIERTIKSSTTKAELEFKSGFLGSYFAKSMLPKEKLNKMKTFKDKNPLNATLDKSVIDTFINQQINLLELLNQSRKVSLNKVKIPTSISSFITLKLGDTFQFFINHIKRHLAQIERIQTGMKKD, encoded by the coding sequence ATGCAATCCGAAAAATTAATACAATCGCTTTTAGAGCAGACGAGAGAAATCATAAACCAAGTTGAACAGCTTAGGAGTTATGATTTTCAGACATTAACATGGAGGGAAAATGAGCTGAGTTGGAATATATTAGAATGCTTAACGCATTTGAATTTATATGGCGACTTTTACTTACCTGAGATAGAACGAACTATAAAAAGCTCAACTACCAAAGCGGAGCTTGAATTTAAAAGTGGATTTTTAGGGAGTTACTTTGCAAAAAGTATGTTGCCCAAAGAAAAGCTCAACAAAATGAAAACATTTAAAGACAAGAATCCGCTGAATGCTACACTGGATAAAAGTGTTATCGACACGTTTATCAATCAACAAATTAACCTTTTAGAATTGCTAAACCAATCCAGAAAAGTGAGTTTGAATAAAGTCAAAATTCCAACTTCAATTTCAAGCTTTATTACACTTAAATTGGGTGACACTTTTCAATTCTTCATTAATCATATAAAAAGACATTTAGCACAAATTGAAAGAATACAGACTGGTATGAAAAAGGACTGA
- a CDS encoding RNA polymerase sigma factor: MASEREFTNLIEENRGIIFKVIRLYVNHEEDERDLFQEILFQAWRSYPNFKGQSKFSTWLYRVGLNTVLTFKRRPQLVVPHEDLSLLKTSSGNKIQSEETEALYIAIRELNEIDRMIVTLHLDGYENEEIAEISGLTKNNVAVKLHRIKETLTKKLKAL; this comes from the coding sequence ATGGCATCTGAACGAGAGTTTACCAACCTCATTGAAGAGAACCGGGGAATTATCTTTAAAGTAATTCGGCTGTACGTGAACCATGAAGAAGATGAGCGCGACTTGTTTCAAGAGATTCTTTTTCAAGCATGGCGGTCGTATCCCAACTTTAAAGGGCAGTCAAAGTTTTCTACGTGGCTCTATCGAGTTGGTTTAAATACCGTGCTTACGTTTAAAAGACGACCGCAATTAGTTGTTCCGCATGAAGATTTGTCGTTGTTGAAAACCAGTTCGGGCAATAAGATTCAAAGCGAAGAAACAGAAGCCTTGTATATCGCCATTCGCGAACTAAATGAAATTGACCGCATGATTGTCACGCTGCATTTGGATGGTTATGAAAATGAAGAAATCGCAGAGATATCAGGATTGACCAAAAATAATGTGGCAGTAAAGCTGCATCGTATAAAAGAGACATTGACTAAAAAGTTGAAAGCCTTGTAG
- a CDS encoding IPT/TIG domain-containing protein, whose protein sequence is MKAIVKVMLTVWVASAFLFTSCESDDSKVDNQNPEIVSVVPDQAAVGTSVLITGKNFSTTLSNNSVNFGSVSATITAATAVSLTVTVPAGATSGAITVKVGSKSTQSKIAFSVLDDKKPVIVSTSISSGFCGYEVTISGSNFSATPSDNIVKFNGSVATVLQASSTSLLARVPPLASTGNITVEVAGQVANGPSFQLPPAFTLTSIKDTQVGVLDQPNGIVMDSDGNFYVTDYNLSQVNKITPSGIVSRVAGQNYIGNNSNLGTEDGPVATATLAFPNGLSFDKKTGDIYFLNSTNVKDNGALRKITPSGIVSTIAKGFYNPTGVVQDDAGNFYVADYGNFCVKKVTPSGTVSILAGSGSPTLAGALNATGTAARFTLINSIAIDAKGTIYVAEWGSLGIGSGSIRKITLAGEVSTYYTHPSTAFVEMFEVAVDAAGNVYASGEFTSGNKTSYFLHQITPTGNVKQMAFSTINSDGTYLADGCTIPFGRVAGITVDEKNRKLILLIDGIKQLNTIPM, encoded by the coding sequence ATGAAAGCAATTGTTAAGGTAATGTTAACAGTTTGGGTCGCAAGTGCATTCTTGTTTACTTCTTGCGAGTCGGATGATTCAAAAGTAGACAATCAAAATCCTGAGATAGTGTCCGTTGTTCCTGATCAAGCCGCTGTTGGAACTTCGGTTCTCATTACGGGAAAGAACTTCTCTACTACTTTGTCTAATAATTCTGTCAATTTTGGTAGTGTGAGTGCCACCATCACAGCTGCCACTGCCGTTTCATTAACCGTTACGGTTCCGGCTGGTGCTACTTCGGGAGCCATTACAGTTAAAGTGGGTTCAAAATCCACTCAATCGAAAATTGCGTTCAGCGTTTTAGACGATAAGAAACCTGTAATCGTATCTACCAGCATTAGCTCCGGTTTTTGCGGATATGAAGTAACCATTTCCGGTTCTAATTTTTCAGCAACTCCTTCCGATAATATTGTAAAATTTAATGGGAGTGTTGCCACAGTATTACAAGCATCTTCTACCAGCTTGTTGGCACGCGTGCCTCCATTAGCTAGTACAGGAAACATTACTGTAGAGGTAGCAGGGCAAGTAGCCAACGGTCCATCTTTTCAACTGCCGCCCGCCTTTACACTTACCAGTATTAAAGACACCCAGGTAGGGGTCTTGGATCAACCAAATGGGATTGTAATGGATTCAGATGGAAATTTTTATGTAACAGATTATAATTTATCACAAGTCAATAAAATTACACCAAGTGGAATCGTGTCACGCGTGGCGGGGCAAAATTATATTGGAAACAACTCCAATCTGGGTACAGAAGATGGCCCTGTTGCAACGGCTACACTAGCGTTTCCCAACGGGCTTAGCTTCGATAAAAAAACGGGCGATATCTATTTCTTAAACTCAACTAACGTTAAAGACAATGGCGCACTTCGTAAAATAACGCCCTCGGGAATTGTAAGCACCATTGCGAAAGGGTTTTATAATCCTACAGGAGTCGTGCAAGACGATGCCGGAAATTTTTATGTGGCAGACTATGGAAACTTTTGCGTGAAAAAAGTAACCCCGTCTGGCACCGTCAGCATTTTGGCAGGTAGCGGATCCCCAACTTTGGCGGGCGCTCTAAATGCCACTGGAACTGCCGCGCGATTTACATTGATCAACTCCATTGCCATTGATGCGAAGGGAACTATTTATGTAGCCGAATGGGGATCTCTGGGAATAGGTTCTGGGTCTATTCGAAAAATCACTTTAGCTGGCGAAGTAAGTACCTATTACACGCATCCATCAACCGCCTTTGTGGAGATGTTTGAAGTAGCTGTTGACGCTGCAGGGAATGTGTATGCCTCCGGAGAGTTTACATCAGGAAACAAAACCAGTTATTTCCTCCATCAAATAACGCCAACCGGAAATGTGAAGCAAATGGCCTTTAGTACCATTAATAGTGACGGTACTTATTTGGCTGACGGTTGCACGATTCCATTTGGAAGGGTAGCCGGTATTACGGTAGATGAGAAAAATAGAAAACTGATTTTGCTGATTGATGGAATAAAGCAACTGAATACAATACCGATGTAA
- the lgt gene encoding prolipoprotein diacylglyceryl transferase, translated as MSGRMISYVVWDIDPQIVDGIEFFRWYGLCWAVGMMLGYQVLLLIYKTEGIATEELDKTSLYVMLGGIMGARFGHILFYDPSYYLNNPIEILPIRIEPTLQFTGLAGLASHGGTVGALIALYIYCRKYKNDYLWMLDRLIICGALLGCFIRIGNLINSEIIGAPAQLPWAFIFSRIDQTPRHPAQLYEALFYLFISVLLFFIWRSQKVNKYKGFLFGLGLFLIFLQRFLIEFLKENQVAFEEHLALNMGQILSIPLLLLGIFVMIGSSKTFSNKTV; from the coding sequence CTGTCAGGGAGGATGATTTCGTATGTAGTTTGGGATATTGATCCACAAATAGTTGATGGGATTGAATTTTTCAGATGGTATGGTCTCTGTTGGGCAGTCGGTATGATGCTCGGATATCAAGTCTTGCTGCTGATTTACAAGACCGAGGGCATTGCAACGGAAGAACTTGACAAAACTAGCTTGTATGTCATGTTAGGTGGAATTATGGGTGCTCGTTTTGGACATATTCTATTTTACGATCCATCCTACTATTTAAACAATCCGATCGAGATTCTTCCCATACGAATTGAACCAACATTGCAATTTACAGGACTTGCTGGTCTTGCTAGCCATGGAGGAACAGTAGGAGCGCTAATAGCTCTTTACATTTACTGTAGAAAATATAAAAACGACTATCTGTGGATGCTAGACCGATTAATTATATGCGGTGCTTTACTGGGTTGCTTCATACGGATTGGCAATTTGATAAACTCCGAGATAATTGGCGCGCCTGCTCAACTTCCTTGGGCCTTCATATTTTCTCGCATCGATCAAACACCCAGACATCCTGCTCAGCTTTACGAAGCACTATTTTATTTGTTCATTTCTGTGTTGCTATTCTTTATTTGGAGATCGCAGAAAGTTAATAAGTACAAAGGCTTTCTATTTGGGCTCGGCCTCTTTTTGATATTCTTGCAACGATTTCTAATTGAATTTTTGAAAGAGAATCAAGTTGCATTTGAAGAGCACCTCGCATTGAACATGGGACAAATACTTAGTATACCACTACTCCTTTTGGGGATCTTTGTAATGATTGGGAGTAGTAAAACATTTTCTAACAAAACGGTCTAG
- a CDS encoding Crp/Fnr family transcriptional regulator, translating into MKEIVELSNQAITIGRNEFLKVKGSIDTNIYYVESGSLRVFILDEYEEQTIRFGYKENLIVSLDSFLTGKPSDFFIQAIKKTTVKVVTKQQIDTFFKTAVNSNLWTNILESLILQQMEREVDLLTNSPKERYQRVLKRSPQLFQEIPNRHIANYLRMSAETLSRLKKS; encoded by the coding sequence ATGAAAGAAATTGTTGAGCTTTCTAACCAAGCCATCACCATCGGTAGAAACGAGTTTCTTAAAGTGAAGGGTAGCATCGACACGAACATATATTATGTAGAAAGTGGCAGCCTAAGAGTCTTCATTTTAGACGAATATGAAGAACAGACAATTAGGTTCGGTTACAAGGAAAACTTAATCGTTTCGCTAGACTCTTTTCTAACGGGTAAACCTTCCGATTTCTTTATTCAGGCAATTAAAAAAACTACCGTAAAAGTTGTAACCAAACAACAAATCGACACCTTTTTCAAAACAGCGGTGAACAGCAATTTGTGGACGAATATTTTAGAAAGTCTAATTCTGCAACAAATGGAAAGGGAAGTTGATCTCCTTACAAATTCCCCGAAGGAACGATATCAACGGGTTTTGAAGAGAAGTCCGCAACTATTTCAGGAAATTCCTAACCGGCACATTGCAAACTATTTGAGAATGAGTGCCGAAACCTTATCGCGACTGAAAAAGTCTTGA
- a CDS encoding FIST C-terminal domain-containing protein has product MKSKTAFSTDTSVSRSVHDITEQLKDVKPTLVLFFASSIYDPTELSAQMALAFPDSVVVGCSTSGEITSGKMLDNALVASAFSSEVIEDLNIQVVEGIKENSIIGLDTAFAKFETYYGEPLATLDFTKYVGMVLFDGLSGVEEEINDLIGNRTSVSFVGGSAGDDLKFKNTYLYANGKAYQNALLLILIKPAKGFTILKTQSFNVTDKVLTPTKVNEAQRRVIEFDRKPASQAYAEAIGVKEEDLAKYFTKYPLGVVLDNADPFVRSPHTKEGTDILFFCSLKEGFGLNILEGRDIVKETKIDLEKTKADFGEISGIVNFNCILRTLELKDQKRTENYGELFSDIPTVGFSTYGETYIGHVNQTATMLVLK; this is encoded by the coding sequence ATGAAATCAAAAACAGCGTTCTCAACGGATACTTCAGTAAGCAGATCGGTTCACGACATAACCGAACAATTGAAAGATGTAAAACCAACGCTCGTTCTATTTTTTGCCAGTTCCATTTATGACCCTACTGAGTTAAGTGCCCAAATGGCATTGGCTTTTCCCGATTCCGTTGTTGTAGGATGTTCCACTTCGGGTGAAATCACCTCTGGTAAAATGTTAGACAACGCGCTGGTGGCAAGTGCGTTTTCATCGGAAGTTATTGAAGACTTAAACATACAAGTAGTTGAAGGAATAAAGGAAAACAGCATAATCGGCCTTGATACCGCGTTTGCAAAATTTGAAACGTATTATGGCGAACCGTTGGCTACACTAGACTTTACAAAGTATGTGGGGATGGTGTTATTCGATGGCCTCTCGGGCGTAGAAGAAGAAATCAATGACTTAATTGGAAATAGAACCAGTGTATCTTTTGTTGGCGGCTCAGCCGGTGATGATCTCAAATTTAAAAACACGTATTTGTATGCCAACGGCAAGGCGTATCAAAACGCGTTGCTCCTTATCCTTATTAAGCCAGCCAAAGGGTTTACAATATTGAAAACCCAGAGTTTCAATGTTACCGATAAGGTATTAACGCCTACTAAAGTAAATGAAGCCCAAAGACGCGTAATAGAATTTGATCGCAAGCCTGCCAGTCAGGCTTATGCCGAAGCAATTGGAGTTAAAGAAGAAGATTTAGCAAAGTATTTTACAAAATACCCATTGGGCGTGGTACTTGATAATGCCGACCCGTTTGTTAGAAGTCCGCACACGAAGGAAGGTACCGATATTTTGTTTTTCTGCTCGCTGAAAGAAGGATTTGGACTTAATATCTTAGAAGGTCGCGACATAGTAAAAGAAACCAAAATTGACTTAGAAAAAACAAAAGCCGATTTTGGGGAAATTTCTGGCATAGTAAACTTCAATTGCATTTTGCGCACGCTTGAATTGAAAGACCAGAAAAGAACCGAAAACTATGGCGAACTTTTTTCAGATATTCCAACAGTTGGTTTCAGTACTTATGGGGAAACCTACATTGGTCATGTAAATCAAACGGCAACTATGCTTGTTTTAAAATAA